The sequence below is a genomic window from Nitrosomonas sp..
AGCTTTTCGTGCAGCGGACTTTCCGGCAGATGTGTTCCGCAGTTTATTGATCACCGCAGAGCAGGCCGAAACAGTTATCGAAAATCAGAATGTGGCGGCGGTTACACTAACCGGAAGCACGGCTGCGGGCAGTAAAGTGGCGGCGATAGCCGGCAAACATTTAAAAAAATGTGTGCTTGAGCTGGGCGGATCGGATCCTTTCATTGTGCTTGACGATGCAGATATTGATTTTGCAGCAGAACAGGCCATCATAGCCCGTTTTCAGAATGCGGGGCAAAGTTGTATTGCCGCAAAGCGATTTGTACTCGTTGATGGCATTGCCGATCAATTTGTGGCCCGGTTTAAAAACCGGGTAAGTCAACTACGCTACGGGGACCCCAAAGAAGAAATGACTGACATTGCGCCGATGGCGCGCACCGACCTGCGTGACGATTTGCATGCACAGGTTAAACGCAGTATTTCTATGGGTGCAGAACTTATGATTGGTGGAACGTTTATCGGGAAGCAAGGCGCTTATTATGCACCCACAATTCTGGATTATGTGCGACCGGGTATGCCCGCATTCGATGAAGAACTGTTTGGTCCTGTAGCGGCCATGGTGCGAGTAAAAAATCTTGATGAAGCTATTGCGTTAGCAAATCGTACTCAATTTGGCCTCGGTGCCAGTATATGGACACAAAATGTGAAACGCGGAGAAAGTATTGCGCGAAAAATCCATGCTGGTTGTACCTTTGTCAACGGTGTTGTTAAAAGCGATCCGCGCTTGCCGTTCGGAGGCGTCAAGCATTCCGGTTTTGGCCGGGAGTTGTCTTTCCATGGCATCCGCGAATTTGTGAATATCAAAACGGTATGGATCAAATAACTTTTCGAATATACGGAGAATTGAAACAATGTTGTGTTGAAAGTATTACTGTACAAAACAAAAAATCATCCGATCAATTTTCGGGATTTATTCATTTGACGAAAATTGATCGGATTGAACGAGATTACAGTATTTTTAAGCAATATACTGTATAAGAGCAGACTTTCTTATTGTAAATTTAAAAGTTCAGGAACAAATTAACACCCAGAATATGCTGCATCTGATCAGGTCTTGGTACTTTGTTTCTATTGAAATATTGGTTCATGTACCCGATTTCACCTGATATCACCGGTGTAAATCTGTAACCAAATCCGCCAAACACACGATTCTGGTCAAATCCGCCTTTAGTTCCAGTGTCGATATCATTTGTGTTGAAGAAAATCTCATTTGCCAAAACAAAACTCAGGTTAGGTATTTCTGCAATAGGTACAGTCAGTTTGAATAACTGCCGTACTCTGTAGCCCACGTCCGTACTGCCGGGTATATCGAAGTAACGCTGCTCAAAACGGGTACGGCTTTGTAACGAGCCAAATGAGAATCTGTCGTTCCAGAGTATCTGTTGCCATATCCGGTGTTCATTATAGGGTCCGGATGCACCTGAAAAAGGCACACTGGTGGGAATCCAGGCGTAACCCAACCATACACTGATCTTGTCAGTGACAGCATAACCAATACCAGGCCGGATAATTCCTTGTGAGAATCTTGTACTGTCATTACCAAAACGCCCTTGTCCTTCAACCCACCATAATACTTTTTCGTTGCCAAGCGCACCGAAATTACCTCTTGCCGTAATTTGTCCCCATGTCTGAAAATCTTCCACATATTCAACAGTAGCGGATGCTGTATGATTAATAACCAACAGCATCGCTGCAACAATCAGAATACTCAATTTTTTAAGCATATTTTCCCCTTTTTTTGAAACTATTTAATTCTATTGTTATTAATTAATATGTATCCAAAATATGGATAGTGCAAAGCAAAGTACAATTTTTGTTGGTGCTTATGCTTGATCTTTCCTGTTTCATAAAAACAATGTAAATCAATCGTATAGCACAAATAAAATTATTGTTGATACTTTTCAACAGGCAGAATAACACATCAAATGTCAAGAAATTGTCAAGAATCAACCATTTCCCTTGCAGGGCAAATTTGTATTAACCCTGAAAGCTAATCGGGGACATAGGTGTATTGAGAATAGCCGTCATTACATTCTGGGCCGGTTTCTTTGTTGTAGACTGCATTGGCAGATATCTTCACAAGCACCCACCACCAGGCACGGCAATCAATGCGGGCTAAAACAAGCTTCCTTCAGTTATGGCTTATAGCGATTATCTCCCAGTAAGCAACTTTGAATTAATCCGCGCAATAAACACAGAATCAGAATGTTAATTTTATGAGATAATTTACTCATTTACGTAGGCAGTTCAGGGATATACCATTAAACACATTCAAAAAAACGAAATATCGTTTGTTTAAAATGAACGATTTTACTAATGATAATGGGTACAGGGTACAGCAATGAAAAATGTCATTATTCTTACACATGGATGGACAGGTAGTTCAGTGTTTGCGGCCTTACTCGGCAAAGCAGGTTACTGGCATGGTGAAAACACGTTTAAAAAAGTTGATTATGATACTTACGAGAATCTCAGATTGGTTGAATTAAACAATCAGCTATTGAACGAATTGAACTACACTGGAAATCGCGAGCATGAAATACTTTCAACTGAAGTATTGGATGAATTGGCGCTCAAAGCTTCAGCCATAGACCTTACGCCTTACCGAAAATTTCTTGAAGACTGTCAGCAGCACAAACCATGGATTTGGAAAGATCCCAGGCTTGCGCTGACGATACGTATCTGGGCAAAATTTTTACCGCTTGATGACACTAGATTTATCGTACTTACGCGTGATGATGTGCAGGCGTGGATTACTTCAAACATACGCCGCCATATTCAAAGTCGTGCATTCACCCAGGCTTATAATGGTGCTATTACAAATAGCATAAAAAAGTTTTTGCACGAAAATCATCTGGAATTTATACAATTTAAATTCGAAGATTTACAATTGACACCGGAGAAAACAGTAGAAGAACTCAATCGTTTTTTGAATCTACAATTGACGATGGCGGATTTAAAATCGGTTTATAAATTTCCACTTTACAAAAAGACCAGAGGTCTGAAGGACAAGTTGACCGCGTGGTTGATTTATCTGAAAAACTATCGTTGCCGGAGAGATGTAACCGGTCTTGTTTCTAACGTTGATAATGCAAAAAGGCTTTAGCACTGAATCAATACTGAATCCTGCTCAACAGGATAGTCATGATCAAGTTTCAGCTCTGGCTTTTTTTTTATCGAAGAATAACCAAATTTTGGAAATGACAGTTTGTTCCAAACCTTCTGAGCGACCAGTCATGATCCACAACAAATACACACTGCCTATATAAGTAAGTGCACCTATCGAGACATCCATTAAAAGCCTCAGAGCAATGTAGTCCAGGTTATCTTGGTGGCATAACTTGACTACAAAAAACATAATTATTGAAGCGAGGAAGGGACGCCAAATCACACCGATAACAGAAAAGAAGCTGACCGGTGTCGCAATAGTAAGAAAATAAATCATTAAGAAAACAAACAAACTTGCGATCAAAGTTCTGCTGAATGCAACCTCATAAACTCCATAAGTGTGCGCTGCAAACCATACCACAGGCACAAGCACGATAAGCTGTATCCATGATTCGATCGTTGAAAGATTTCCTTTGCCCGAGACCAGCAACAGCAATTCCATAGCAGATGACAATGCTGCGACAACGCCAAAAATCGCCAGCACTTGTATTAATGGAATACTATCAACCCACTTCTCACCTAATACAAG
It includes:
- a CDS encoding DUF2490 domain-containing protein, whose protein sequence is MLKKLSILIVAAMLLVINHTASATVEYVEDFQTWGQITARGNFGALGNEKVLWWVEGQGRFGNDSTRFSQGIIRPGIGYAVTDKISVWLGYAWIPTSVPFSGASGPYNEHRIWQQILWNDRFSFGSLQSRTRFEQRYFDIPGSTDVGYRVRQLFKLTVPIAEIPNLSFVLANEIFFNTNDIDTGTKGGFDQNRVFGGFGYRFTPVISGEIGYMNQYFNRNKVPRPDQMQHILGVNLFLNF
- a CDS encoding NAD-dependent succinate-semialdehyde dehydrogenase, coding for MCIQSINPATGQMIQSFPAFQGKDIAAILNNVASAQIHWAAFSLDQRANFFQNLAQVFRDSRDQYANLITEEMGKLLKEARAEVEKCALGCEYYAKHAKTFLADEPIASDATHSYVAYQPLGVVFCIMPWNFPFWQLIRAAAPAMMAGNAVILKHAANVPLCALALEEAFRAADFPADVFRSLLITAEQAETVIENQNVAAVTLTGSTAAGSKVAAIAGKHLKKCVLELGGSDPFIVLDDADIDFAAEQAIIARFQNAGQSCIAAKRFVLVDGIADQFVARFKNRVSQLRYGDPKEEMTDIAPMARTDLRDDLHAQVKRSISMGAELMIGGTFIGKQGAYYAPTILDYVRPGMPAFDEELFGPVAAMVRVKNLDEAIALANRTQFGLGASIWTQNVKRGESIARKIHAGCTFVNGVVKSDPRLPFGGVKHSGFGRELSFHGIREFVNIKTVWIK
- a CDS encoding sulfotransferase; this translates as MKNVIILTHGWTGSSVFAALLGKAGYWHGENTFKKVDYDTYENLRLVELNNQLLNELNYTGNREHEILSTEVLDELALKASAIDLTPYRKFLEDCQQHKPWIWKDPRLALTIRIWAKFLPLDDTRFIVLTRDDVQAWITSNIRRHIQSRAFTQAYNGAITNSIKKFLHENHLEFIQFKFEDLQLTPEKTVEELNRFLNLQLTMADLKSVYKFPLYKKTRGLKDKLTAWLIYLKNYRCRRDVTGLVSNVDNAKRL